One window of Psychrobacillus sp. FSL H8-0483 genomic DNA carries:
- a CDS encoding protein-glutamate O-methyltransferase CheR, which yields MTDYIKFVDSIKRKTGIDLAAYKEAQMKRRLTSLYEKKGYKNFLAFFEALDKDRDLMNEFLDRMTINVSEFYRNGKRWEILQTKIFPKLLANNKRLKIWSAACSTGEEPYTTAMVLSNHVPLSQIAIQATDLDENAIQRAKVGIYPERSLAEVPDEMKSKYFEQQNQFYKVDDAIKKTVTFRKHNLLNDTYEKNFDLIICRNVMIYFTEEAKDQIYQNFSDSLRSGGILFVGSTEQIFNPGKYGFETEDTFFYRKK from the coding sequence TTGACAGATTATATAAAATTTGTGGATTCCATTAAGCGTAAAACAGGTATTGATCTTGCAGCTTACAAAGAAGCACAGATGAAGCGTCGACTTACTTCCTTATATGAAAAAAAGGGGTATAAAAACTTCCTCGCATTTTTTGAGGCACTCGACAAAGACAGAGACCTCATGAATGAGTTTCTAGATAGAATGACGATTAATGTATCGGAATTTTATCGGAATGGAAAGCGATGGGAGATCTTGCAAACTAAAATATTCCCCAAGTTACTTGCTAACAACAAACGCTTAAAAATATGGAGTGCAGCTTGTTCGACAGGGGAAGAACCATATACAACAGCTATGGTTTTATCTAACCATGTCCCTTTATCACAAATAGCTATTCAAGCGACAGATTTAGATGAAAATGCAATTCAACGTGCAAAAGTTGGAATTTACCCAGAGCGTTCACTTGCTGAAGTTCCAGATGAAATGAAGAGCAAATATTTTGAACAACAAAATCAATTTTATAAAGTGGATGACGCTATTAAGAAAACAGTAACATTTAGAAAACATAATTTATTAAATGATACATATGAGAAAAACTTTGATTTAATTATTTGTCGAAATGTGATGATTTATTTTACTGAAGAAGCAAAAGATCAAATTTATCAAAACTTCAGTGATTCCCTTCGTTCAGGAGGCATTTTGTTTGTAGGTAGTACAGAACAAATATTTAATCCAGGGAAATACGGGTTTGAAACAGAAGATACATTCTTTTATCGTAAAAAATAA
- the aroC gene encoding chorismate synthase, translating into MRYLTAGESHGPQLTAIIEGLPAQLEITSEQINKELKRRQGGHGRGRRMQIEKDTVAITAGVRHGKSLGSPVCLVVNNDDWKHWTNIMGIEPLGEEIDPEDIKRQITRPRPGHADLVGGMKYGHRDLRNVLERSSARETTVRVAVGAVAKQLLSQLGISIVAHVTKIGGIEANLDLAAEKTIEEIRAIVEADPVYCLDSEASEKMVEAIDHAKKAGDTIGGVVEVIIAGMPAGVGSYVHYDRKLDAKLAMAMMSINAFKGVEVGLGFEMANLFGSQVHDQISWNEDKGYTRDTNRLGGLEGGMSTGMPIVIRGVMKPIPTLYKPLQSVDIDTKEPFKASIERSDSCAVPAASVVAEAVIAWEIAAAVLDTFNGDQLDTLKADIERHRAYTKGF; encoded by the coding sequence GTGCGTTATTTAACAGCAGGTGAGTCACATGGACCACAACTAACAGCAATTATTGAAGGGTTACCAGCACAATTAGAAATTACAAGTGAACAGATTAATAAAGAATTGAAGAGACGTCAAGGTGGGCATGGTAGAGGTAGACGCATGCAAATTGAAAAAGATACAGTTGCCATAACAGCTGGTGTTCGTCACGGAAAATCTTTAGGATCACCAGTTTGTCTAGTAGTAAATAATGATGATTGGAAACATTGGACAAATATCATGGGGATTGAACCACTAGGAGAAGAAATTGATCCTGAGGATATTAAAAGACAAATTACTAGACCACGCCCAGGACATGCAGATTTAGTTGGGGGTATGAAATACGGCCATCGTGATTTGCGAAACGTGTTAGAGCGTTCTTCTGCTAGAGAAACGACTGTAAGAGTTGCCGTAGGAGCAGTAGCAAAACAATTATTAAGTCAATTAGGAATCTCCATTGTTGCTCATGTTACAAAAATTGGTGGAATTGAAGCGAATCTAGATTTAGCTGCTGAAAAAACGATTGAAGAGATTCGAGCGATTGTGGAAGCGGATCCTGTTTACTGTTTAGATTCAGAAGCTTCTGAAAAAATGGTAGAAGCGATCGACCATGCTAAAAAAGCAGGAGATACTATTGGTGGAGTTGTAGAGGTTATTATAGCAGGAATGCCAGCTGGAGTTGGTAGTTACGTCCATTATGATCGAAAATTAGACGCTAAACTTGCAATGGCGATGATGAGCATTAACGCATTTAAAGGAGTAGAGGTTGGTTTAGGATTTGAAATGGCGAATCTATTTGGAAGTCAAGTACATGACCAAATCTCTTGGAATGAAGATAAAGGTTATACGCGTGACACAAATAGACTTGGTGGTTTAGAAGGCGGAATGTCTACAGGAATGCCAATCGTTATTCGAGGAGTAATGAAACCAATCCCAACACTATATAAACCATTACAAAGCGTAGATATTGATACAAAAGAGCCTTTTAAAGCGAGTATTGAAAGATCCGATAGCTGTGCTGTACCAGCTGCTTCAGTAGTGGCAGAGGCAGTTATTGCTTGGGAGATTGCAGCAGCGGTTTTAGATACTTTTAATGGAGATCAACTAGATACGTTAAAAGCAGACATAGAAAGACATCGTGCTTATACAAAGGGGTTTTAA
- the aroB gene encoding 3-dehydroquinate synthase — MIIPVKTKDTSYEVHLGENILSEFCIRHAETLEKVDQLVIITDEHVWSLHEQYVREHFTFPFKLFIVPNGEACKTFESYFKVQTFLLQENCSRNSALFALGGGAVGDLTGFVAATFMRGIPFYQIPTTILAHDSAVGGKTAINHPNGKNMIGAFYQPAEVLYDFHFLATLPEIEVRSGLAEVIKHALISDQVWMDEFFSLSSMESIDKEELLIWLEKGIRVKAHIVELDEKEQSYRKYLNFGHTYGHAIEATVGYGKITHGEAVMIGMIPALMLSEINGEVEQGYAKKVYYFANSLGYNFQHVLHCPFEDLASFMLKDKKTTNGELHFALLQTIGEPFVKVISMDEVKKCDEQLREWIKEA; from the coding sequence ATGATTATCCCGGTAAAAACGAAAGATACTTCGTACGAGGTGCATTTAGGTGAGAACATATTAAGCGAGTTTTGTATTCGACATGCAGAAACTTTAGAAAAAGTAGATCAGTTAGTCATTATTACGGACGAGCATGTCTGGAGTTTACATGAACAATATGTTCGTGAACATTTTACATTCCCATTTAAACTTTTTATCGTTCCAAATGGAGAAGCATGTAAAACATTTGAGTCTTATTTCAAAGTTCAAACGTTTTTATTACAAGAAAATTGTTCAAGAAACTCTGCTCTTTTCGCTTTAGGAGGAGGTGCTGTCGGAGATTTAACTGGATTTGTTGCAGCTACATTTATGCGAGGAATTCCATTCTACCAAATACCTACAACTATACTAGCTCATGATAGTGCAGTTGGAGGAAAGACAGCCATTAATCATCCAAACGGGAAAAATATGATTGGTGCTTTTTATCAGCCAGCGGAAGTGCTATATGATTTTCACTTCCTAGCAACCCTACCTGAAATAGAAGTCCGTTCTGGTCTAGCGGAGGTTATTAAACACGCGTTAATTAGTGACCAAGTCTGGATGGACGAGTTTTTCTCGCTATCTAGTATGGAATCTATCGACAAAGAAGAACTGCTCATTTGGCTTGAAAAAGGGATTCGCGTCAAAGCACATATAGTCGAGCTTGATGAAAAAGAGCAATCTTATCGAAAGTATTTAAACTTTGGACATACATACGGCCATGCTATAGAAGCTACTGTAGGTTACGGGAAAATCACACATGGAGAAGCAGTCATGATTGGTATGATTCCTGCTTTAATGTTAAGTGAAATAAATGGTGAAGTAGAACAAGGCTATGCAAAGAAAGTCTATTATTTTGCGAATAGTCTTGGGTATAATTTTCAGCATGTTCTACACTGTCCATTCGAGGATTTAGCAAGTTTTATGCTAAAAGATAAGAAAACGACCAATGGGGAACTTCATTTTGCGTTACTTCAAACCATCGGCGAACCATTTGTAAAAGTTATTTCCATGGATGAAGTGAAGAAATGTGATGAACAATTGAGGGAATGGATCAAGGAGGCGTAG
- the aroH gene encoding chorismate mutase → MIRGVRGAITVTEDSNDQVLQETVRLVQAMIKANDLDPETVASVIISTTSDITSAFPARAVRGLEGWSYVPVMCTHEMNVPGALEKCIRLLMHVNTEKAQQDIQHIYLNKAVHLRPDLVK, encoded by the coding sequence TTGATTAGAGGCGTAAGAGGGGCAATAACTGTAACGGAAGATTCAAATGACCAAGTGCTACAAGAAACAGTACGACTTGTTCAAGCAATGATAAAAGCAAATGACCTTGATCCAGAGACAGTTGCTTCGGTTATTATTTCAACAACATCAGACATTACGTCTGCTTTTCCTGCTAGAGCTGTTCGCGGGTTAGAAGGCTGGAGTTATGTACCAGTAATGTGTACGCACGAAATGAATGTTCCAGGTGCGCTTGAGAAATGTATCCGATTATTAATGCATGTTAATACAGAAAAAGCACAACAAGATATTCAACATATTTACTTAAACAAAGCTGTTCATTTGAGACCTGATTTAGTTAAATAA
- the hisC gene encoding histidinol-phosphate transaminase, which produces MKFKKQIAGLQAYQPGKTTDEVKKMYNLDKVTKLASNENPYGASPKVKEYLNNANVDYAIYPDGYATKLRTAIAQHLNVSEKQLLFGNGSDDNILIVSRAILQPGLNTVVADLTFGQYKHNAIVEGAEVRAIPLTEKGEHDLEKMAEAVDENTAIVWICNPNNPTGTLTPSDKIRAFVEKVPSDVLIVLDEAYIEYITDDTYEESIGLLEKYPNVLIMRTFSKAYGLASFRVGYAIGSEEVISQLEPTREPFNNTVLSQEVAIIGLEDQAFITECKEKNNAGRAQFEAFCKERKLNFYPSHTNFILMEVKADSDVVFQGLMKRGFIVRSGNALGKPGYLRITIGTEEQNTELLQKLDEVLQEEGVL; this is translated from the coding sequence GTGAAATTTAAAAAACAAATTGCTGGTTTACAAGCATACCAACCTGGAAAAACAACGGACGAAGTAAAAAAAATGTATAACTTAGATAAGGTAACAAAACTTGCTTCAAACGAGAATCCATATGGTGCATCTCCCAAAGTAAAAGAGTACTTAAATAATGCCAATGTAGACTATGCCATTTATCCAGATGGATATGCTACTAAACTTAGAACTGCTATAGCACAACATTTAAATGTATCAGAAAAACAATTATTATTTGGAAACGGATCGGATGATAATATTCTCATCGTTTCTCGAGCAATACTTCAGCCAGGTTTAAATACGGTTGTGGCAGATTTAACATTCGGTCAATACAAACATAATGCAATTGTCGAAGGAGCAGAAGTCCGTGCAATCCCACTAACAGAAAAAGGGGAACATGATTTAGAGAAAATGGCAGAAGCAGTGGATGAAAATACTGCAATTGTATGGATTTGTAACCCGAATAATCCAACTGGAACACTAACACCTAGTGACAAAATTAGAGCTTTTGTTGAAAAAGTACCAAGCGATGTATTGATCGTGTTAGATGAAGCCTATATAGAATATATAACAGATGATACATATGAAGAGTCTATTGGATTATTAGAAAAGTATCCAAATGTTCTAATCATGCGTACATTTTCTAAAGCTTATGGCTTAGCGAGCTTCCGAGTTGGATATGCCATAGGTTCAGAAGAAGTAATTAGCCAGCTTGAACCAACACGCGAACCATTCAATAACACAGTGTTAAGCCAGGAAGTCGCAATTATTGGTTTAGAGGATCAAGCATTTATTACCGAGTGTAAAGAAAAAAATAATGCTGGCAGAGCTCAATTTGAAGCATTTTGCAAAGAGCGAAAACTCAATTTCTATCCTTCCCATACAAATTTTATTCTAATGGAAGTAAAAGCAGATAGTGATGTGGTGTTCCAAGGATTGATGAAGCGTGGGTTTATTGTTCGTAGTGGAAATGCGCTAGGTAAACCAGGATATCTTCGAATTACCATTGGCACAGAGGAACAAAATACAGAGCTATTACAAAAATTAGACGAGGTTTTACAAGAGGAAGGCGTATTATAA
- a CDS encoding prephenate dehydrogenase, giving the protein MKQTVLIIGLGLIGGSLALGLKRNEEITIIGHDSYSHTLQTAKRIGVIDEMAVQIRDATECADVIVFATPVSETIRLMKEMPNWHIKKHVIVTDTGSTKKEIMSAAEELKNAGITFIGGHPMAGSHKSGVEAARAHLFENAYYLLTPFPGENKAEVKILSDLLQVTKAKTVEVSAEEHDHMTAVVSHFPHLVAASLVHQLAGENEQFPFTKQLAAGGFRDLTRIASANPIMWRDITVQNRTELSNQLQVWTEEMIKLQNLLLHANAEDIEAYFSKAKKVRDELPITAQGAMYTVYDLYVDIPDYPGVISEITGYLAEDRISITNLRIVETREDVFGILVISFQTMDDRAKAVACIANKTTFETYIS; this is encoded by the coding sequence ATGAAACAAACAGTTCTCATCATTGGTCTAGGATTAATAGGGGGATCTTTAGCGCTTGGTTTAAAGCGTAATGAGGAGATCACGATCATAGGTCATGACTCGTATAGTCACACCCTTCAAACAGCAAAAAGAATTGGTGTCATTGATGAGATGGCCGTCCAAATAAGAGATGCTACTGAATGTGCAGACGTTATTGTGTTTGCTACTCCTGTCAGTGAAACCATACGATTGATGAAAGAAATGCCTAACTGGCATATAAAGAAGCATGTCATTGTTACAGATACCGGAAGTACAAAAAAAGAAATAATGAGTGCGGCCGAAGAGCTAAAAAATGCTGGTATTACGTTCATTGGTGGACATCCAATGGCTGGTTCACATAAAAGTGGTGTTGAAGCAGCGCGAGCACATTTATTTGAAAATGCCTACTACTTATTAACACCTTTTCCAGGCGAAAATAAAGCTGAGGTCAAGATTCTTTCAGACTTATTGCAGGTGACAAAAGCGAAAACAGTTGAAGTGAGTGCAGAGGAACATGATCATATGACCGCTGTAGTCAGCCACTTTCCTCACTTAGTTGCGGCTTCGCTTGTGCACCAGCTTGCCGGAGAAAATGAACAATTTCCATTTACCAAGCAACTTGCTGCAGGAGGCTTTCGTGATTTAACAAGAATTGCTTCTGCAAATCCGATTATGTGGCGAGACATTACCGTCCAAAATCGGACTGAATTAAGCAATCAATTACAAGTGTGGACGGAAGAGATGATTAAGCTACAAAATCTTTTATTACACGCAAATGCGGAAGACATTGAAGCATACTTCTCTAAAGCAAAAAAGGTTCGAGATGAATTGCCAATTACTGCGCAAGGTGCGATGTACACCGTATATGACTTATATGTGGATATTCCGGACTATCCTGGAGTTATCTCCGAAATTACTGGTTATTTAGCAGAAGACCGTATCAGTATTACAAACTTACGAATAGTTGAAACGCGCGAGGATGTATTTGGTATTCTAGTTATCAGTTTTCAGACGATGGATGACCGAGCTAAAGCAGTTGCATGTATAGCAAATAAAACGACATTTGAAACGTATATTTCTTAG
- the aroA gene encoding 3-phosphoshikimate 1-carboxyvinyltransferase: MVTSKTLDYGQPSLQGTIRIPGDKSVSHRSIMFGSIAEGTTTVEGFLQSDDCLSTIDCFSKLGVEITVDGEYVRIESNGIQAWNEPNEILYTGNSGTTTRLMLGILAGSPISSVLIGDESIQKRPMKRVTNPLKQMGAKLIGREDGQYTPIAVEGTSLQSIHYKMPVASAQVKSAILLAALNAEGETVVEEIETSRDHTEKMLQHFGASVSVEDRTIRLQGGQKLTGTHVVVPGDISSAAFFLAAGAIVPNTKLTLTNVGLNPTRTGIVDVLQAMGAKLSINDSENNSHEQMGTIEIETSEVTGTEIGGDLIPRLIDEIPIIALLATQAVGKTVIKNAEELKVKETNRIDAVVNELKKLGANITATDDGMIIEGPTSLHGGELKTYGDHRIGMMAAIAALITSSAVTIDNAECISVSYPNFFEQLDSVVIASL, from the coding sequence ATGGTAACTAGCAAAACATTAGATTATGGGCAACCTTCCTTACAAGGAACAATTCGTATACCTGGAGATAAGTCTGTTTCTCACCGCTCCATAATGTTTGGTTCTATTGCGGAAGGTACGACGACTGTAGAAGGTTTCTTGCAAAGTGACGACTGTTTAAGTACGATTGATTGCTTTTCGAAGCTTGGAGTAGAAATTACTGTGGATGGAGAATATGTTCGTATCGAAAGTAACGGAATCCAAGCATGGAACGAACCAAACGAAATTTTATATACTGGTAACTCGGGTACGACCACTCGACTGATGCTTGGAATTTTAGCAGGCTCTCCCATTTCTTCTGTACTAATTGGTGATGAGTCCATTCAAAAACGTCCGATGAAACGTGTCACGAATCCTTTAAAGCAAATGGGTGCAAAGCTAATTGGTAGAGAAGATGGGCAGTATACACCAATTGCAGTGGAGGGAACAAGTTTACAATCTATACACTACAAAATGCCTGTTGCTAGTGCACAGGTGAAATCTGCTATTCTTCTAGCTGCTTTAAATGCTGAGGGAGAAACAGTTGTAGAAGAAATAGAAACTTCTCGTGACCACACAGAAAAAATGCTACAACATTTTGGTGCTAGCGTTTCGGTAGAAGACAGAACAATACGCCTCCAAGGTGGACAAAAGCTTACTGGGACACATGTTGTCGTACCTGGAGATATATCGTCTGCTGCATTCTTTTTAGCAGCAGGTGCAATTGTTCCTAATACTAAGCTCACTTTAACAAACGTTGGGTTAAATCCGACAAGAACTGGAATAGTGGATGTACTGCAAGCGATGGGTGCAAAGTTAAGCATTAATGACTCGGAAAATAATAGTCATGAACAAATGGGGACGATTGAAATCGAGACCTCTGAAGTAACTGGAACTGAAATCGGTGGAGATCTCATCCCACGACTTATTGATGAAATTCCGATTATTGCTTTATTAGCAACACAAGCAGTCGGAAAAACTGTAATTAAAAACGCAGAAGAATTAAAAGTCAAAGAGACTAATCGAATTGACGCGGTCGTAAATGAACTGAAAAAACTCGGTGCGAACATCACCGCAACAGATGACGGCATGATTATAGAAGGTCCAACATCTCTGCATGGTGGTGAATTAAAAACCTACGGTGATCATCGAATTGGGATGATGGCTGCGATTGCAGCCCTAATTACTTCTAGTGCTGTAACAATTGATAATGCAGAATGTATTTCCGTGTCATATCCAAATTTTTTTGAGCAACTGGATAGCGTTGTTATAGCATCCCTGTGA
- a CDS encoding tetratricopeptide repeat protein has translation MEEGNIEKLSAILDVFLLDGNPDEQYELADLLTQYGFLQEALQVLEHLQYLFPEENQLKIDQAQLYLELDKEDDALEMLTMVEKSSEAYPQALLTLADYYQMIGLYEVAEQKINEAIALLPSEPLLLYAKGELLFETGRYLEAARLMEELVPHQEALQGVNLSLKLAEVYSAGAAYEEAIPYYTEALEKEVAPDVLFHAAYASFQVQHYETAAKHLESLLEIDPDYFSGYMLLAETFAMLEKNEEALKTITDGIARDEFEKEYYLFAGKISLKLGRVIEAESFLREAIALDPEYMDAIFILSSLFSSEEKDHELIDLYETLKQEHFEWSSMYPFLAAAYERLELYEKAYEFYKLAYTEHKEDASFLQKYVYFLLEEGKRDEALEVISILQILQPENSEWFDMLE, from the coding sequence ATGGAAGAAGGAAATATAGAGAAGCTAAGTGCAATATTGGATGTTTTTTTATTAGATGGAAATCCAGATGAGCAATACGAACTCGCGGATTTATTAACACAATATGGTTTTTTACAAGAGGCTTTACAAGTTTTAGAACATTTGCAATATTTGTTCCCGGAAGAGAATCAGTTAAAAATTGATCAAGCTCAGCTGTACTTAGAATTGGATAAGGAAGATGACGCTTTAGAAATGCTGACAATGGTTGAAAAATCAAGTGAAGCATATCCACAAGCGCTACTAACGCTAGCTGATTATTATCAAATGATTGGCCTATATGAAGTTGCTGAACAGAAAATAAATGAAGCTATTGCTTTATTGCCATCTGAACCGCTTCTGCTGTATGCAAAAGGAGAACTTTTATTTGAAACAGGTCGATATTTGGAAGCTGCTCGATTAATGGAGGAACTAGTACCGCATCAAGAAGCGTTGCAAGGTGTCAATTTATCGCTCAAGCTAGCTGAAGTTTATAGTGCCGGAGCAGCATACGAAGAAGCGATCCCTTATTATACGGAGGCTTTAGAAAAAGAGGTAGCACCTGATGTTTTATTCCATGCAGCCTATGCATCTTTTCAGGTACAGCATTATGAAACAGCTGCAAAACATTTAGAAAGTTTATTAGAAATTGATCCGGATTATTTCTCTGGCTATATGTTACTTGCTGAAACGTTTGCAATGCTAGAAAAAAATGAGGAAGCATTAAAGACAATAACAGATGGAATTGCTCGAGATGAATTTGAGAAAGAATATTATTTATTTGCAGGTAAAATTTCTTTGAAATTGGGTAGAGTGATAGAAGCGGAATCATTTTTGCGTGAAGCCATTGCATTGGATCCTGAATATATGGATGCAATTTTCATCCTTTCTTCTCTATTTTCTTCAGAAGAGAAGGATCATGAGTTAATCGACCTATATGAAACGTTGAAGCAAGAACATTTTGAATGGTCTTCCATGTATCCATTTTTAGCTGCTGCATACGAGCGTTTAGAATTATATGAAAAAGCATACGAATTTTATAAGCTAGCATATACTGAACATAAAGAGGATGCTTCATTCTTACAAAAGTACGTCTATTTCCTATTAGAGGAAGGGAAAAGAGACGAAGCACTTGAAGTAATATCCATATTGCAGATACTTCAGCCAGAAAATAGTGAATGGTTTGACATGTTGGAATAA
- a CDS encoding ReoY family proteolytic degradation factor, producing MTASVSVGEKKEFVRWFLKKYQMKRRECVWILNYLISHETLLNNVHFVEEAHYCPRAMIMSVTTSSGIPFRFYKGSIMTADAEKSFHDLRLHPEEDMYIQLNFQTLPPSPEYLAVLEENPFMPKYLHISEKDKLIAEDILTESLHSFQVEQLKKQIDQAIDENNKEKFLELSDLWKKLQQREN from the coding sequence GTGACTGCTTCTGTTTCAGTTGGCGAGAAAAAAGAATTTGTTCGTTGGTTTCTAAAAAAGTATCAAATGAAGAGAAGAGAGTGCGTTTGGATTTTGAATTACTTAATAAGTCACGAAACACTGTTGAATAACGTCCATTTTGTAGAGGAAGCACATTACTGCCCTAGAGCTATGATAATGTCTGTTACTACTTCCTCGGGCATCCCTTTTCGATTTTATAAAGGGAGTATTATGACCGCTGATGCGGAAAAGTCTTTTCACGATTTACGTTTGCATCCTGAAGAAGATATGTATATTCAGCTGAACTTTCAAACACTACCTCCAAGTCCAGAGTATTTGGCGGTACTGGAAGAAAACCCTTTTATGCCAAAATATCTGCATATTAGTGAGAAAGACAAACTTATTGCCGAGGATATATTAACAGAAAGTCTTCATTCATTTCAGGTAGAGCAATTAAAAAAGCAAATCGATCAAGCAATTGATGAAAATAATAAAGAAAAATTCCTAGAACTTTCCGATTTATGGAAAAAACTACAGCAAAGAGAAAATTAG
- a CDS encoding DUF2487 family protein: protein MHWNGKDSAVFLAQKEYIDTAVIPLILIDGSEHGFQFAASAADFTLSLANVIENQFKGRIVLFPSFSYTRSQDKQLVMKIWKDEINQVGFKHIFFVTSDRDWSTMGEAENVIWTPSVPLDSMDQKMRNSVLEDQLRQLIPIFATKWAK from the coding sequence ATGCATTGGAACGGAAAAGATAGTGCAGTATTTCTAGCACAAAAAGAATATATAGATACAGCGGTGATTCCGTTAATATTAATCGACGGTTCGGAGCATGGATTTCAATTTGCAGCATCTGCCGCTGATTTTACTTTATCCTTAGCGAATGTGATTGAAAATCAATTCAAAGGAAGGATTGTTTTATTTCCTTCCTTTTCTTATACAAGAAGTCAGGACAAGCAACTAGTGATGAAAATTTGGAAAGATGAGATAAATCAAGTAGGATTTAAGCATATATTTTTCGTTACATCTGATAGAGATTGGAGTACAATGGGTGAGGCAGAAAATGTGATTTGGACACCATCCGTGCCACTCGACTCTATGGATCAAAAAATGAGGAATTCTGTCTTAGAAGACCAACTCCGACAACTCATTCCGATATTTGCGACAAAATGGGCAAAATAG
- a CDS encoding ubiquinol-cytochrome c reductase iron-sulfur subunit — protein sequence MSNNKVSRRQFLSYTLTGVGGFMAAGMLMPMVRFAVDPILQKKEGGDFVLTEKKVADITDVPVRVDFTYEQVDAWYKSDVTNSAWVYKEGDSIIALSPVCKHLGCTVNWEGDPAHKNQFFCPCHGGRYEKTGKNVPKTPPLGPLDQFEVRENDGFLEIGKAIPNTLV from the coding sequence ATGAGTAACAATAAAGTATCGAGACGTCAATTTCTAAGTTATACCTTAACTGGTGTTGGCGGATTCATGGCTGCAGGAATGCTTATGCCTATGGTACGTTTTGCAGTTGATCCTATATTGCAAAAAAAAGAAGGCGGAGATTTCGTACTAACTGAAAAGAAAGTTGCAGATATTACGGATGTTCCAGTACGTGTAGACTTCACTTATGAACAGGTGGATGCATGGTACAAGTCTGATGTAACAAATTCTGCATGGGTTTACAAAGAAGGAGATAGTATTATTGCTCTTTCACCAGTATGTAAGCATCTAGGTTGTACCGTAAACTGGGAAGGTGACCCAGCGCACAAAAATCAATTCTTCTGCCCATGTCATGGTGGTCGCTATGAGAAAACCGGAAAGAATGTTCCAAAAACACCACCTCTAGGTCCGTTGGATCAATTTGAAGTTCGTGAAAATGACGGTTTCTTAGAAATTGGAAAAGCTATACCTAACACATTAGTTTAA
- a CDS encoding cytochrome b6: MLNKIYDWVDERLDITPIWRDIADHEVPEHVNPAHHFSAFVYCFGGLTFFITVIQILSGMFLTMYYVPDIENAWESVYYLQNEVAFGEIVRGMHHWGASLVIVMMFLHTLRVFFTGSYKKPRELNWMVGVLIFAVMLGLGFTGYLLPWDMKALFATKVGIEIAASVPFIGGIIKTLLAGDETIIGAQTLTRFFAIHVFFLPAALFALLAAHFIMIRRQGISGPL, translated from the coding sequence GTGCTTAATAAAATCTATGATTGGGTGGATGAACGTCTAGATATTACTCCTATTTGGCGTGATATTGCAGACCACGAAGTACCAGAACACGTAAACCCTGCACACCATTTCTCTGCATTTGTTTATTGTTTCGGAGGACTAACATTCTTCATTACTGTAATTCAAATTTTATCTGGTATGTTTTTAACAATGTACTATGTACCAGATATTGAAAATGCTTGGGAATCTGTTTACTACCTTCAAAATGAAGTAGCATTCGGTGAAATCGTGCGTGGGATGCATCACTGGGGAGCGTCTCTTGTTATCGTTATGATGTTCTTACATACATTACGTGTATTCTTTACTGGTTCTTATAAAAAACCTCGTGAACTAAACTGGATGGTTGGAGTATTAATCTTCGCTGTTATGCTAGGTTTAGGATTTACAGGTTACTTACTTCCTTGGGACATGAAAGCATTGTTCGCAACGAAAGTAGGTATTGAAATTGCAGCATCTGTTCCATTTATTGGTGGAATAATTAAAACACTTTTAGCTGGTGATGAAACAATCATCGGTGCTCAAACATTAACAAGATTCTTTGCGATTCATGTGTTCTTCTTGCCAGCTGCACTGTTTGCATTACTAGCAGCTCACTTTATCATGATTCGTCGTCAAGGTATTTCTGGACCACTATAA